ACATTTCGGCCCTATCGACATTCTGATCAACAATGCGGCAATCTTCACCGCCGCCCCAATCGTTGAGATTGATCGGGAAGACTACAACCGCGTGTTTGACATCAACGTCTCGGGTGCTTTGTTCACGATGCAAGCGGTCGCCCGGCACATGATCGAGCACGGGACCAAAGGTCGGATCATCAACATGGCATCTCAGGCTGGGCGAAGGGGGGAACCTTTGGTCGCGGTTTACTGCGCCAGCAAGGCGGCGATCATATCGCTGACCCAATCGGCAGGGCTGAACCTGATCGCTCATGGGATCAACGTGAACGCAATTGCTCCGGGTGTTGTTGATGGCGAGCATTGGGACGGCGTTGATGCGTTCTTTGCAAAACATGAAGATAAACCGCTCGGCCAAAAGAAACGCGAAGTGGCGGCAGCTGTTCCCTATGGGCGGATGGGTCGCGCAGAGGATCTGACCGGGATGGCTGTATTTCTGGCCTCTGACGAAGCCAGGTACATTGTCGCCCAGACATATAACGTCGATGGCGGAAACTGGATGAGCTGATGAATCCTGTGGCAAACGCAAATCCTGCAGTACATCTAAGGCGAGATAACCTTTCAAACCTGCCGACAACTGTCAGGACCCCATCTTACAGGTGCTCGGACCTGACGCCCGGCATTGTCCATATCGGTCTTGGGAATTTTCACCGCGCGCATCAGGCTTGGTATATCCATCAGTTGATGCAGCAAGGTCAGGCCCACGACTGGGCAATCATCGGAGCCGGTGTGCGAAGCTACGATTCCGAGATGCGAGGGCGTCTGCTGGCGCAGGACTGCTTGACGACATTGATCGAACTGGACCCGAAAGGGATGTCCGCCCAGGTAATTGGTCCGATGATCGATTATCTTCCGGTCGAGGCAGGCAATGCAGCGTTGATCCGCAAGATGTCCGAGCCTTCCATCAAGATTGTGTCTTTGACAGTGACCGAAGGTGGATATTACCGAGATGCCAACACGGGTGCCCTCGACACAGATCACCAAGAAATTCTTCATGATGCAGCAAATCCAAACCAGCCGCGCACGGCCTTCGGTGCGATCATTGCGGCGCTCAAGCAGCGCAGGGCGCAGGGCATCAAACCCTTCACCGCGCTGAGCTGCGATAACCTTAAGGATAATGGCGTGATCCTGAGGAACTGCGTTGTCGGTCTAGCACGCCTGTCTGACCCTGCTCTGGCCGACTGGATAGACCAGAACGGCGCATTCCCCAATTCAATGGTGGATTGCATCGTGCCCGCTACAACAGACCAAGTGATATCACAATGCCACGCACTTGGCGTCGATGACCAAGCACCCGTATCGCACGAGAACTATCGCCAATGGGTGATCGAGGACGATTTCTGCGCCGGGCGCCCACCCCTTGAACAGGTTGGCGTCACGCTGACCCGTGATGTCCAAAGCTATGAGACGATGAAACTGCGCATTTTGAACGGCGGTCACCAGTTGCTTGCTAATGTCGGCGAAATACTTAATGTCCCGACAATTTCGGATTGCATGCAGGACCGGGATATCCTGGCGTTTTTCAGAAAGGTCCAAGAAGAAGAAATTCTGCCTCATGTCGCAGCCGTCCCCGGAGCGACTGCAAATGAATACCTTGAGCAGGTTGAGACGCGATTTGCAAATACGGCCATTCACGACACGACGCGCCGGGTTGCTTTCGATGGATCGGCGCGACACCCCGGGTTCTTGCTGCCGTCACTTCGTGATGCACTTGCGGCAGGCTCTTCCATAAGCGGGCTCGCGCTGGCCGAAGCTTTCTGGTGCCGGATGTGTGCAGGATACCGTGAAGATGGCTCCGAAATCGCCCCCAATGACCCCCAATGGGAGAGTCTACAGAAAGCTTCGCTGGCTTCCAAAGACGATCCAGAACTCTGGGTCGGCCAGCAACACTATAGCGATGCTTGCGCCCTCGGCGCAGGCTTTCCCAGAGCTTTTGCCTTCTGGCTAACTACGATCTGGAAACACGGCAGTCGGGCAGCTATCGCGGAATATATCAATCGCAGTTGAGCCCTTTTCTGAACGCGCTTTGCAGAGCAGGGTCAGTCGCCGATACGAATATCGAGCGACACAGTATTCAGCCATCCGGCCTTAGCG
The Ruegeria sp. SCSIO 43209 genome window above contains:
- a CDS encoding L-iditol 2-dehydrogenase; translated protein: MTRLAGKTALITGAARGIGLAFAKAYVAEGARVAIADIDIQRAKDAAAELGQVAFAIEMDVTNQQSIDEAVARAATHFGPIDILINNAAIFTAAPIVEIDREDYNRVFDINVSGALFTMQAVARHMIEHGTKGRIINMASQAGRRGEPLVAVYCASKAAIISLTQSAGLNLIAHGINVNAIAPGVVDGEHWDGVDAFFAKHEDKPLGQKKREVAAAVPYGRMGRAEDLTGMAVFLASDEARYIVAQTYNVDGGNWMS
- a CDS encoding mannitol dehydrogenase family protein; the protein is MNPVANANPAVHLRRDNLSNLPTTVRTPSYRCSDLTPGIVHIGLGNFHRAHQAWYIHQLMQQGQAHDWAIIGAGVRSYDSEMRGRLLAQDCLTTLIELDPKGMSAQVIGPMIDYLPVEAGNAALIRKMSEPSIKIVSLTVTEGGYYRDANTGALDTDHQEILHDAANPNQPRTAFGAIIAALKQRRAQGIKPFTALSCDNLKDNGVILRNCVVGLARLSDPALADWIDQNGAFPNSMVDCIVPATTDQVISQCHALGVDDQAPVSHENYRQWVIEDDFCAGRPPLEQVGVTLTRDVQSYETMKLRILNGGHQLLANVGEILNVPTISDCMQDRDILAFFRKVQEEEILPHVAAVPGATANEYLEQVETRFANTAIHDTTRRVAFDGSARHPGFLLPSLRDALAAGSSISGLALAEAFWCRMCAGYREDGSEIAPNDPQWESLQKASLASKDDPELWVGQQHYSDACALGAGFPRAFAFWLTTIWKHGSRAAIAEYINRS